Part of the Candidatus Latescibacterota bacterium genome, CAAAGCCCAGAAGATCGATTCGACATGGCGGTCCGAAAGGTACTGGATGTTCTTCGACTGATCAGGAGACTCTATGAGGACCTCGTGAGCCCCGACCCCCCGCATCATATCATAGATACCGTCACCTCTCTTGTCGAGATCACCTTCGATCTGAAGAGCGGGAAATTTGTTGGGTACTACCCGAACACTCCACCCTTCCTTGTCGGGCAAAGATTTCGGCTCTCTATAGGCAAGGACTTCAGGTGGCGTCTTGTCTTCATTCCCATTGCAAAAGGGACAGAATCCGCCTTTTGGAGGCAATTTTTCTCTCTTGAAATCGTCTGGCCTTTTGCCCCTTTCGGTGGAGATAATAACCCACCGTTCCATTATCGGGCTCTTGCGTAACTCAGGCATTTGGTATTGTCTCCTTCCTGAGACTCTGTTGCTATTTTCTAATTGTCGTTTTGACTATCCAGCAGTCAGGATACTCTTCTGCCAGCCTTATTCTCGCGTCAGAAGCTTCATCTCTCCCGGGAAAGTCACCCACCCGGACCTTATAAAGACTACCTTCATAATCTATATATACTGCAAGTCCTGTTCCTGCCATTAATTTTTTCTTGAACTGTTTTGCTATCTCCAGTTCTGAAGAAGCGAATACCTGAACCCTGTAACCTAACGCGAACTTTTCCACGACAGGGGGCTCTTCATTAATATCCTTTACCGAAAATGTGTCAGGCTTCGTTTTCTCAAGTTTGTCAAGCACTTCAGTCACTTCTTCGATGTCATCATCCTCAAGGACTTCCTCGTCAATATCGTATACTTCTTCCAGTTCCTCTTCCAATGGTACGACTCTGTCCTCCGACTGAGAAGATTCCCGAACAGCTGGCACCCTGTTTCCTGTTTCGGTCTTCGTACAGCCTGCCTGAAGAAAAAGAATCATTAAAATTGTCAGTGATAATAAATACCCGCGGTTCCCTGAGATTCTCATCATGGCTCTCTACCTCCATATCCGGAACTTGTCAGCCTTCTCCGAACTTTGATTATCAGAAATAACGCTACCTGTCAATTAAATTGAAGATCGGCTCAGGCTGGCACCCCGTGTCTGCGCCTTCAATCCCATCCCATCCGGTCATGTCCGGGGGTGCTTTTTCACTCTATTCATCAGGCTCAGATAGAATTTCTCCGTCCGTTCTGCCACTGAATCCCAACTGTACTCGTCTTCGACCCTCTTTCTTCCAAGACTTCCCATCCGGGAGGCTGCCCCATCATCAAGGGCGATCATCTCCCTCACGCCCCTCGCAAGATCGATTTTATCTCCACCTCTGAATACAGCTCCAATTTTCCCTGCAACCTCAAGATTTTCCGGAATATCGCTGATCAGCACCGGCCTTGAAAAACTCATCGCCTCTATCAGTGAGATCGGAAGGCCTTCTACCAGTGAAGGAAGGATGTAAAAAGCGCAGTGAGCGTACAGTTCGTCCAATCGTTCCCCGGTGACATATCCCGGGAATATCACTCGATCGTCGGCGATCTCATGCAATCTCCGGGCGTATTCGACTTCGAATCTCTCGTCACCCACGAT contains:
- a CDS encoding glycosyltransferase family 4 protein, giving the protein IPVIVGKVTVSTVHALDYRQSKWGRVAKHLLHKGESRAVRSASATIAVSKLMAEELSSKYSSKVVYIPNGATLRETPPFKDLLGSGIESGRFILTVGRFIVERGFDTLLEAWSEINTEMKLVIVGDERFEVEYARRLHEIADDRVIFPGYVTGERLDELYAHCAFYILPSLVEGLPISLIEAMSFSRPVLISDIPENLEVAGKIGAVFRGGDKIDLARGVREMIALDDGAASRMGSLGRKRVEDEYSWDSVAERTEKFYLSLMNRVKKHPRT
- a CDS encoding SPOR domain-containing protein is translated as MEEELEEVYDIDEEVLEDDDIEEVTEVLDKLEKTKPDTFSVKDINEEPPVVEKFALGYRVQVFASSELEIAKQFKKKLMAGTGLAVYIDYEGSLYKVRVGDFPGRDEASDARIRLAEEYPDCWIVKTTIRK